The sequence ATGCAGAGCCCGTCGCTCGCCCGCGCCGCGCGCCTGCTCGCGTCGTGGCACGAGGCTGCCGCGCAACTGCCGCCGCACGACCTGCTCGACCGCATCGTGTTCGAAGGCGAGGTGCGCGAGCGCGTGGCGGCCGTCGTGCCGCCCGAGCAGCGCCTGGCCGCGCTGAACGCGATCGACGCGCTGCTTGCCCAGGCGCTCACGCTCGATGGCGCGCGCTACGCCACGCCCTACAACTTCGTGCGCGCGCTGAAGCGCCGCCTGCTCAAGGCCGCGGCCCCGGTGCAGCCCGACGCCGTGCAGCTCTTGACCGTGCACGGCGCCAAGGGGTTGGAAGCCAAGGTGGTGTTCGTGATGGATTCGCAACCCGAAGCCGCCAAGCCAGACACCGCCACGCTCTTGATCGACTGGCCGGTCGAGGCCGACCGACCTCGGCGCTGCGCCTTCCTGTATTCCGAGGCGCAGTGCCCGCCCTCCCTGCGCGAGCTGATGGCCGACGAGATGAAGGCACGCCAGCGTGAGGAGCTCAACGGTCTTTACGTGGCGATGACGCGGGCCCGAGAGCGCCTCGTGTTCAGCCGCACCGAGCCCCACCACGCCGGCGCCTCCTGGTGGGAGCGGGTGGAGGGCCTGGCACAAGCGTGGCAACCCGCTGCGCCTGCGCAAGCGGCGGCGGGTGTCGCTTCACCGATCGTCCTGCAGGTGCTGCCCGCCGGGCGGCCGCTGGCCCGTGCCACGCCCCCCGTGCTGCGCTCGCCCGACACCCCCGCCACGCGGCTCGGCCAAGCCGTTCACCGGGTGCTCGAATGGGCGAGTGCGCAGCGGGAGACGCCCGATCTGGCGGAACTGGCCGAAGCCGCGGCGGCCGAGTTCGGTGCGCCACCCGGTGAAGTGGCGCGCATGGCCAGTGCCATCTGGCAGAACCCGCAGTGCCGGCGTTTCCTGGCCGGCCCGGGCCTGCTCTGGGCCGGCAACGAAGTGCCCATGGCCGAGGGCGGCGAGGTGCTGCGCCTGGACCGCCTCGTCAAGCTCGACGACGGCGCCGGCCCGACCTGGTGGGTGCTCGACTACAAGCTCTCGCTCCAGCCGGGCGAGCAGGCGGAGTACCGTGAACAGATGCTGCGCTACCGCCGCGCGGTGGCCGCCCTGGCGGCCGGCGAGCCGGTGCGCTGTGCGCTCGTCAACGGCCGTGGTGACGTGATCGAAGTCACATGAAACCGGTGCCGCCGCGTCGCCAGACCGGCGGCCGGAAATAACGGCCTGTTTTCGCGCCTGATCCGCGCATTGCTTCACGTCGCCGGGCGCTCAAATCCGGGCAGGCGCGCCTTTTGCGCGCAAGCTCTCATGCGCCTCCATGCTTGAAACGGAACACGCTCCGCCGAAACCGAACCCCACCCGGGTGCTTGGGCGCTTCGAGCTGCGCCAGTTGCTGGGCAAGAGCGAGCGCACCATGGTCTGGCTGGTCCACGACCCCCGCTCGGCCCAGGAACTGATGCTCACGCTGCCGCGCGTGCAACCCGGCTCGACCGCCGCCGCCGAGCTCTGGCTGGCCGATGCCAAGCATGCCGCTCGGCTGAACCACCCGAACCTGGCCCACGTGGTCGAGATCGGCGTGCAGGAGCACTGGCCCTACATCGCCGTTGACCGCGCCCTGGGCGTGACGCTCGGCGAGCGCCTGGCCACGAGCCCCAAGCTCACGGCCGAAGACGCGGTGAACTGGATCGCCCAGGCACTCGAAGGCCTGGCCTTCGCCCACGAAGCGGGCCTCGCCCATGGCGACCTGCAGCTCCACCAGCTCCTGATCAGCGAGCAGGGCACGGTGCGCGTGATGGCGCTCGGCGCGGGCCTGCCTGCGGCCGTGCAGGCCGAGCAGCTCGCCACCGACCGCGCCATGCCGCTCGACCCGAGCCGCCTGCGCCAGTCGCGCGAGGCGGCGGTGCGCGACGTGCTCACGATCGGCCTCCTGCTGTACCACGTGCTGGCCGGCGCGCCCGCGCTCGACGAGCCCGACACGGGCCGTGCCGTCGACCGCCTGCCGCCCCACGGCCGCGAGTTCGTGCGCCTGCCGTGGACCACACCGCAGCCGGTGCCCGAGGCGCTGCGCGCCATCGCCAACCGCGCGACCACGCACCAGGAGCGCCAGCGCTATCACAACGCCCGCACGCTGCTCGCCGCGCTGCAAGGCTGGCGCGAGACCGCGGCCCAAGAGAGCGGCGCGCTCGCACTGCTCATCGACCGGCTGCGCACCGTGGGCCATCTGCCGGCCGCCCCTGGCGTGGGCGCGCGCGTGGCACGGCTCGCCGTCGCCGAAGGCCAGCGCACCGACGAGATGGCGGCCAACATCCTGCAGGACATGGGGCTCTCGTTCGAGCTGTTGCGCACCGTGAACTCGGCGCAGGTGCAGGGCACGCAGGTGTCGGGCAACGGCCCGGTGCTGACGCTGCGCCGCGCCATCGCGCTCGTGGGGCTCAAGGGCGTGCGCCAGGCTGCGGCATCGCTGCGGCCGTGGCCTGGCCCCTTGTCTGAAGCGCACGCCACGACGATGCAGCGCCTGCTCGACCGCGTGCGCCTCGCGGGCCATGCCGCACAGGCCCTGCGGCCTGCGGGCTACGACCCCGAAGTCATCTACCTCGTCGCCACGCTGCAGAACCTCGGGCGGCTGATGGTCCAGTACCACTTTCCCGACGAGGCGTCGCAGATCCGCGAGCTGATGAAGAGCGCTCCCGCTGCAGAGCCTGGGGAGCCCGAGCTGCCCGGCATGAGCGAGGAGGCCGCCGCCTTCGCGGTGCTGGGAGCCGACATCGAATCCCTCGGCGCGGCCGTCGCCAAGCACTGGGGCCTGCACGAAGACGTGCTCTACATGATCCGCCGCCTGCCGGTGAGCAAGCCGGTGCGCGTGGCCGACACCGACAGCGACATGCTGCGCGTGGCGGCGAGCGCCGCCAACGAAGCCGTCGATGCCGTCACCGAGAACCCGCCGCAACGCGTGGGTGCCGCCTTGCAGCACGTGGCGCAGCGCTATGGCCGGGCCTTGTCGATCACGATGAAGGACCTGACCGAAGGCCTGCAGGCGGCCCGCGGCATCCTGCAAAGCGGGCCGACCGGCGTCGTGCCGCGCGCACCGCGCCGCGAAGAGGCCGAGCCGGGCGATCCCGGCACCACCGAGTTCTCGGCGCTGCTCGCGTCGCGCAAGCGCTGAACCGCCCGACCATGCCCGCCGTCGCCACCGCCGAGACCCTGGGACGCTTCGAGCTCAAGCGTGAGCTGGGCAAGGGCGCACAAGCGACCGTGTGGCTCGCGTTCGACCCGCGCCTGGAGCGCGAGGTTGCCGTCAAGCTGATGCGGCTGGGTGCCGATGCTTCCGTGTCGAGCCAGTGGCTGCAGGAGGCGCGCAGCGTGAGTCGCTTGAACCACCCGCACATCGTGCCGGTGTTCGAAGGCGACATGCACCACCAGCAGCCGTATCTCGTCTTCGAATACGTGCCCGGCCGCACGCTCACCGCCCACCTGCGCGCACGCGGCGCGCTGCCGGTGCGCGAGGCCGTCGAGATGATGGTGGGCGTGCTCGATGCGCTGGAAGTGGCGCACCAGGCCGGCGTCGTGCATCGCGACCTGAAGCCTTCGAACATCCTCGTCGACGGCCAGGGCCGTGGGCGGGTGATGGACTTCGGCATCGCGGCCAGGCTGCACGATCCTTCGCACCAGCAGCAGGTGGTCGGCACGCCGGGCTACATGTCACCCGAAGCGACGCATGGTCTCAAGCCTTCGCCTGGCATGGACGTGTTTTCGGCTGGCCTCGTGCTCGCGGAGATGCTCTCGGGCCAGCAGCTCGTGGCCGAGCGCGACCCGTTCCGCGCGATGTACCGCGTGGCACATGAAGACCGGGTGCTGCCGGAGAGCACGCCTGCCGACGTGGACGACCGCCTTCGCGCCATCGTGCTGCGCAGCCTGGCGCGCGACCCGTCGAAGCGCTTTGCACGCGCCGCGGAGTTTGCCGATGCCTTGCGGGACTGGCTTGCACCCGCGCCAGGGGAACAGCCGCAGGCCAGCGGCAACGGCACGCTCGACTTCCTCTTGCGCCGCATGCGGCACAAGAGCGACTTCCCCGCGCTGTCGAACTCGGTCGGTGCGATCCAGCGCGTGGCGAACTCCGAGAACGAGCGGCTCTCCAGCCTCTCGGGCGAGATCCTGAAAGACGTGGCGCTGACCAACAAGCTGCTGCGCATGGTCAACACCGCGAGCTTCCGGCATGCCGGCGGCGGCACCATCAGCACCGTGTCGCGCGCGGTGGCGCTGGTGGGCTTTGCCGGCATCCGCAACATGGCCCTGAGCCTGGTGCTGCTGGAACACATGAACGACAAGGCGCATGCCTCGCAGCTGAAGGAGGAGTTCCTCCGCTCGCTGATGGCCGCGTCGCTCGCCAACGAGCTGTGCGGTGCGCAGCGCGAAGGCGAGGAAGCCTTCATCGGCGCGATCTACCAGAGCCTCGGCCGTCTGCTGACCGAGTTCTACTTTCCCGAAGAAGCGCGCCAGGTGCGAAGCCTTGTCGCCGCGGCCACGAAGAAGCCCGGCACGAGCGGGCGCACCACCAGCGCCGAAGAAGCCGCATCCATCACTGTGCTGGGCCTCAGCTTCGAGGAGCTGGGCCTGGGCATCGCGCGCAGCTGGGGCCTGCCCGAGAACCTGCAGCGCTGCATGCGCCGCCCGACCATCGAGCCGCCGGGCCGCCCATGCGACAAGGCCGATCGCATCCAGTGGATCGCCACCGTGTCGAACGAACTGACCGATGCCTTGCTGAAAGCCGAGCCCGGCCATGCCAGCACCGCGATCGCTGCGGTGGCCGAGCGCTACGGCAAGGTGCTGGGGCTGGGCGTGCGTGACGTGCAGGCCGCATCGGTGCTCGCGCAGCAGCGTCTCGCGGAGCTGGCGCAGGCGATGAACCTGCACGTGCAGCCCGGCTCGCCGATGCGCCGCCTGCTGGAAAAGCCGGGCAATGGCACCGGCGACAACATCGAACACGACAGCCTGACCGAGCACGCGCTGCAGGCCACGATCCCCGTCGAGGCAGCGCAGGTGCCCTTCGATCATCAGGCTGCGATCGACATGCTTGCAGCCGGCATCCAGGACATCACCAACACGATGGTCGAGGACTTCAAGCTCAACGAGGTGTTGCGCATGATCCTCGAGACCATGCTGCGCGCGCTGGGCTTCAGGCGCGTGATCTTCTGCCTGCGTGACCCGAAGTGCGATGCGCTCACCGGCCGCTTCGGCCTCGGTGAAGGTGTGGAGCAGGTGTCTGCGAAGTTCAAGGTGCCGCTGAAGACACCCGCCGGTGCGCCTGTCGATCTCTTCGGTGCGGTGTGCCTGAAGGGCGCAGACACCTTGATCTCCGACGCGACCTTGCCGCAGATCGCGGGGCGCTTGCCCGTCTGGTACAAGCAGGGCGTGAATGCGCCTGCGTTCCTGCTGCTGCCCTTGCTGATGAAGGGCGCGCCCTTTGCGCTGATCTATGCCGACAAGGCGAGGCCTGGCGCGATCGAGTTGGGTGAGAAGGAACTCTCACTCCTGCGCACCTTGCGCAACCAGGCCGTGATGGCCTTCAAGCAGGCGAGCTGAAGCGCGCTGCGAGCCCGGTGTGTCGGGCTTCACGAATGAGTGGTACGCCAGCGGGGGCGCGATGCTAACGCTTGTGATACCTGTCACGCTAGTGACTCGGCGCTCGCGCAACAAGGTACTGACCCCCTTGTAGGAAGTTGTTTCGCGATGGCAGGATCGCGCCCGTCTAGTCCCCAAGTAAAGGCACACAACATGGCACACCAACAATGGACCCGCCGCAATGCACTGCGCGCTGTCGCATCGGCGAGCGCGCTGGCATCCACACCTCTGTGGGCGCAGGACAAGGAGGCCGCTGCCGCAGCCGCCGCAGGCAGCGAGATTCGCATCGGTCAGAGCGCCCACCTGACCGGCCCGCTGGCGCCGTCGTTCGTGCCGGTGCTCAAGGGCCAGGACCTCGCCATTGAAGAAGTCAACCGCAAGGGCGGCATCAACGGCCGTCCGCTCAAGTTGATCACGCTCGACGATGCGTACGACGCGAAGAAGTGCGTCGAGAACGTCAACACGCTGCTCGACAAGGACAAGGTCGTTGCGCTGTATGGCCTGGCGAGCACGCCCAACGTCGGCGCGGTGCTGCCCATCCTGGCCGAGAAGAAGGTGCCGTTGGTCTGCGTGTACACCGGCTCGCCGGCGCTGCGTGCAAAGCACCATCCGTACTTCTTCACCACCATGGCGAGCTATCGCGACGAGGTGGCGCAGATGGTGCGCAACCTGGTCACGCTGCAGAAGTCGCAGATCGGCCTCGTGTACCAGAACGCACCGTTCGGCCAGCTGATGAAGCCGGTGGTGGAAGAGGTGGCCAAGGAACTCGGCGCCACGCTCGTGGTGCAGGCACCGCTGGAAGCCAACGGCAGCGATGCCGTGGCGTGCGCGCAGTCGCTCGCAGCGGGCCGCCCCCAGGCGATCATCTTCATGGCCTTCGGCCCGTCGATGGTGGCCTTCGTGAAGGCCGCGCGTGCCCATGTGGGTGTGCCCATCTACGCGGTGTCGATTTCCAACTCGCCGCAGATCCTCAAGGCGCTGGGTGACGATGCCCGCGGTCTCGCGTTCACGCAGACCGTGCCGTATCCGTTCCGGCAGACCACGCCGCTGACGCGCGACCTCGCCGCGGCGCTCTCGCGCGAGAAGCTCGAGCCGGCCTACGACTACATGTTCGGCTACCTGAACATGCGCATCCTCATCGAAGGCATTCGCCGCGGTGGCAAGCAGGTCACGTCCGCGAGCATCGTCAAGGGCATGGAGAGCATGACCAAGGTCGACCTCGGCGGCTATCCGGTGGCCTACAGCCCCACCAAGCACCACGGCTCGAACTTCGTCGAGATCACCATCGTCGGCCCGGGCGGCCGCTGGATGCGCTGATCGTTCGCTTCGGCGAACGGACGGACGGCAGGCTTCGGCCTGCCGTTTTTCTTTGGGTCGGACGTTTCCTACCGTGGCCGGCTGTGTGCTCCGACCTGCCGTCACGCCCGCGGCCGGTGGTGGGAGAGGCTGCGAGAACCTATCGTTTCCTTCGTTTTCACTCCATCAGGAGACGAGCATGAACAGCAACGATCAAGGTCAGAACCCGCGCAGTGGCCAGGTCCAGGGCGAAGGCGACTACGAAGCCGCGCGCCGCTACGACAAGTCGGCCCGCGAGTTTGCGGAGTCGGGCAAGGTCAAGCCGGCGGCCGACCAATCGGCACCGCGCAACGAGCGCGAGGCGGAAGAGATGGAGCGAGCCGAAGAGACTGGCAAGTCGCGCGCCAAGGGCGAAGACCCGCAGGTGAAGCGATGAGCGAAAAGCCGATGAGCGAGAAGCGCCAGGGGCTCACCAAGCCCCAGCAAGGCGACACCACCGCCGCCTCGTCGGAGCCTGTGCCGCGCCTGCCGCACGAGCGCGACGAGTCCTCCGATGCCCACGACGACGGCCAGCCGCGAGCACTCATCCGCAAGGCACACGACGACCTTGCCAAAGGGCGCGTCGACACCGATCGCGGCACGCCGATGAACGAGACCTACCAGCGCCAGAAAGAAGCGCCGCAGAAGAACACATGACCCCGCAAAAGAACACCAGCCACGACCTCACCGCACGCTACCTCGTACTGCTCGATCAGGAAGATGTCACGCGGGCCTTGCTCTTTGCGCAAGACCACCGCTATCTCGCCGAAGTCATCGACGATGACACGGGCCTGCTGGTCGACAACCTCATGAAAGCCGGCACGCGATGCGTGCCACCACGCGAAGTGGCCGAGCAGGCCAGGACGGAGGAGCCCGCGAAGCTGCTGTGTTTTGCCCTTGAGTGGGAATGAGCAGGGCGGGTTGACGAGCCTTACCCCCGGCACTGGTTGCAACGCTTAGGGCTGCTTGGTTCCCCACCTGACCCGGTTGGGCGCGCTCCCATGCGGGGAGGCCCGTCGCGGCGGATTGTAGGTGACGATCTGTCGCCGACTTCGCTGCAGGGCCGCGATGTCGGCGAGATGGTGGTCAGCGCAGTTGAAGCGCGTCGTCGCCGAACTCGATCTTCAGCGGCTCGATGACGAGCTTCTTCGGGCCTGCTTCCACGCGGCCGGCGACGATCGCCTTCACGCCCTGCGCTTCAGCGACCGCGACGGTGCGCTCGGCGTCTTCCGCCCTCACGAAGAGGGCGAAGCCCGCGCCCATGTTGAGCGTGCTGTAGGCCTCTTGATCGTCTTGCTTCGCGTGCTGCTGGATGAACTTGAGCACCGGCGTCACTTCGGGCACGGTGTGGATGCGGTAGGTGTGCGTGGCCGGGTGGCGCAGCAGCTTGCGCCAGCCATGGCCGGTGATGTTGGCGCAGTAGTGCGGCGTGATGCCGGCCTTGTAGAGCGCTTCAGTAACCGGTGAATACAGAACGGTGGGGGCCAGCAAGGCTTCGCCGTAGGTGAGGCCGGGCTGCACTTCGGTGAGGTAGCCCTGCGAGAGGCGCTCCACCAGCTTGCGTGCGAGGCTCAGGCCATTCGCGTGGATGCCGCTGGATGCAAGCAGCACGATCGCGTCGCCTGGGGCGAGCTTGTCGCCGACCGAGAGGCGCTCCTTGGGGTTGATGAGGCCGGTGCAACTGGCGGCGAGGTCGATGCGGCCCTCTGCCACGATGCCGGCAAGCGCAGGCGTTTCGCCGCCGCCCCAGGCCACCTGGCAGGTGTCGCAGGCGCGCTTCCAGCCGTCGACGAGCGCCTTGGCGCGCTGTGCGTCGGAGAACCAGTCGGAACCGCCGGCCGCCCAGTAGGCCTGCACCACGAGCGGCGTGGCGCCGACGGTGATGAGGTCGTTGATCGCCATCGCGATCGTGTCTTGGGCGATGCCGTCGTAGTAGCTTTTGCCGGTGAGCGCCTTCATCTCGTCGGCCACCAGTGCCTTGGAACCCAGGCATTCGACGATGGAGGCGATGTAGAACGGGCCCACGTCGACCACGTAGGCCGATTCGCCACGCGAGGCCTCGACTTCGGTGAAACCATGGCCGGCCAAATGAGCACCCGTGGCCTTGGCAGCACGCTGTGCCGCGACCTTCAGCGGGTCGATCAGGTCGTAGTTGACGCCGGCTTGTTCATAGCTGAGCGTGTCTTGGGCAGGCGTGGGATTCATCGGGCAGGCTGGGCGAGCTGGTAGGCAAGAGAAGGCAGGATTATCCCGGATCACCCAGGACTGCCTCATTAGAATGGCCCGATGTCCTATCTCGTCCTCGCCCGCAAATACCGCTCCCGCGACTTCGAGGCGCTGGTGGGGCAGGAACACGTGGTGCAGGCCCTGAGCAATGCGCTCACGCAGCAGCGCCTGCACCATGCCTACCTCTTCACCGGCACGCGCGGCGTCGGCAAGACCTCGGTCTCGCGCATCCTGGCCAAGGCGCTCAACTGCACCGGAGCCGATGGCCAGGGCGGCATCACCGCCCACCCGTGCGGCACGTGCAGCGCCTGCCGTGACATCGACAGCGGCCGTTTCGTCGACTACGTCGAGCTCGATGCGGCGTCGAACCGTGGCGTCGAAGAGATCTCCCTGCTGCTCGACCAGGCGGTCTACAAGCCGGTGGTGGGGCGCTTCAAGGTCTATCTCATCGACGAAGTGCACATGCTCTCGAACACCGCGTTCAACGCGATGCTCAAGACGCTGGAAGAGCCCCCCGAATACCTGAAGTTCGTGCTGGCCACGACCGACCCGCAGAAGGTGCCGCCGACGGTGCTCTCGCGCTGCCTGCAATTCAACCTGCGCCCGATGGCACCGCAGACGGTGCAGGAGCATCTGGCCCGGGTACTCGCCGCAGAGAGCATCGCGGCCGAGCCGGGTGCCCTGCGCCTTCTGGCGAAGGCCGCACGCGGCTCGATGCGCGATGCGCTGTCGCTCACCGACCAGGCCATCGCCTTCGGTGCGGGCGTGTTGAGCGAAGCGGGCGTGCGCCAGATGCTGGGTGCCGTGGACCGGAGCCATGCCGTGCGGCTGGTCGAGGCGCTGGCGGCCGGGCAGGGTGCCGACGTGGTGGCCGCGGTCGACGGGCTGCGCAGCCTGGGCTTGTCGGCCGCCGGCACGCTGGAAGAGATGGCCGCCCTGCTGCAGCAGATGGCCGTGGCGCAGGCGGTGCCCGACGCGATCGACGAGAACGATCCCGACAGTCCGACCGCTGCGCGACTGGCCGGCCTCCTGGCGCCCGACGAAACGCAGTTCCTCTACAGCATCGTGCTCCATGGTCGCGCCGAGCTGGCCCTGGCCCCCGATGAGTACAGCGGGCTGGTGATGGTGCTGCTGCGCATGCTGGCATTCCGGCCAGGCGCGGCGGGCACCTCGCCGCAGCGAGCCGGTTCGGCGCCTGCCGCGCGAACCGCGGCACCCGCCGTGGTGACTCGGCCGGTGGCGGTTGCGCCTTCGCTGCCAACGCCGGTTCCCGCACCCGCACCTGCTTCACCCGCACCGGCGGCCCCGTCCGTTCGCGCGGCGGCGGTCGCGCCGGCGCCGGCCGCGCGCGCTGCCGTCGTGCCCACACCGGCGCCCGCGGCGAGCAGCGAGCCGCCCCCCTGGCTCGACGACGTGCCTGATGAAGATGAAGCCGCGTCAGCGCCTGTCGAGGTGCGCGAGCCGCCGCGGCCGTTTGCGTCCACGGCCGCCGCTGCGCCTGTGTTCGAGCCCACGCCGCTCGGCGACCGCTGGGCCGAGGTTGTGTCCCGCATGGTCGAGGCGGGCAGCATCGGCGCCCTGGTGAAGGAACTCGCGATGCAGGCGCAATGCCTCGCGGCCGATGAGCCCGCGGGTGTGTGGCGCTTGCGTGTCGAGCGCGAAACCCTGCGCGCACCGGCCCAGCGCGACAAGCTGCAGGCGGCGCTGGCCGACCTGCTGCAACGCCCGGTGCAGATCGAGGTCGAAGCCGGTGTTGCCACCGACACGCCGGCCCAGCGCGCCGCGGCAGAACGCACGCGCCGGCAGAACGAGGCCGAGCAAATCATCCACAACGACCCCCTGGTGCAGGCCCTGATGAAGCAGTTCAAGACGGCACGCATCGTGCCGGGCTCCGTCAAGCCTCATTGATTTCTGGAGAACCCCACCATGATGAAGAACCAACTCGCCGGCCTGATGAAGCAGGCGCAGGCGATGCAGGACAACCTGAAGAAGGCGCAGGAAGAACTCGCGAGCCTGGAAGTCGAAGGCCAGTCGGGTGCCGGCCTCGTGAAGATCACGATGACCTGCAAGCACGACGTCAAGCGCGTGGCCATCGACCCGAGCCTGCTCGCCGACGACAAGGACAT comes from Piscinibacter sp. HJYY11 and encodes:
- a CDS encoding HDOD domain-containing protein — translated: MLGRFELRQLLGKSERTMVWLVHDPRSAQELMLTLPRVQPGSTAAAELWLADAKHAARLNHPNLAHVVEIGVQEHWPYIAVDRALGVTLGERLATSPKLTAEDAVNWIAQALEGLAFAHEAGLAHGDLQLHQLLISEQGTVRVMALGAGLPAAVQAEQLATDRAMPLDPSRLRQSREAAVRDVLTIGLLLYHVLAGAPALDEPDTGRAVDRLPPHGREFVRLPWTTPQPVPEALRAIANRATTHQERQRYHNARTLLAALQGWRETAAQESGALALLIDRLRTVGHLPAAPGVGARVARLAVAEGQRTDEMAANILQDMGLSFELLRTVNSAQVQGTQVSGNGPVLTLRRAIALVGLKGVRQAAASLRPWPGPLSEAHATTMQRLLDRVRLAGHAAQALRPAGYDPEVIYLVATLQNLGRLMVQYHFPDEASQIRELMKSAPAAEPGEPELPGMSEEAAAFAVLGADIESLGAAVAKHWGLHEDVLYMIRRLPVSKPVRVADTDSDMLRVAASAANEAVDAVTENPPQRVGAALQHVAQRYGRALSITMKDLTEGLQAARGILQSGPTGVVPRAPRREEAEPGDPGTTEFSALLASRKR
- a CDS encoding serine/threonine protein kinase, encoding MPAVATAETLGRFELKRELGKGAQATVWLAFDPRLEREVAVKLMRLGADASVSSQWLQEARSVSRLNHPHIVPVFEGDMHHQQPYLVFEYVPGRTLTAHLRARGALPVREAVEMMVGVLDALEVAHQAGVVHRDLKPSNILVDGQGRGRVMDFGIAARLHDPSHQQQVVGTPGYMSPEATHGLKPSPGMDVFSAGLVLAEMLSGQQLVAERDPFRAMYRVAHEDRVLPESTPADVDDRLRAIVLRSLARDPSKRFARAAEFADALRDWLAPAPGEQPQASGNGTLDFLLRRMRHKSDFPALSNSVGAIQRVANSENERLSSLSGEILKDVALTNKLLRMVNTASFRHAGGGTISTVSRAVALVGFAGIRNMALSLVLLEHMNDKAHASQLKEEFLRSLMAASLANELCGAQREGEEAFIGAIYQSLGRLLTEFYFPEEARQVRSLVAAATKKPGTSGRTTSAEEAASITVLGLSFEELGLGIARSWGLPENLQRCMRRPTIEPPGRPCDKADRIQWIATVSNELTDALLKAEPGHASTAIAAVAERYGKVLGLGVRDVQAASVLAQQRLAELAQAMNLHVQPGSPMRRLLEKPGNGTGDNIEHDSLTEHALQATIPVEAAQVPFDHQAAIDMLAAGIQDITNTMVEDFKLNEVLRMILETMLRALGFRRVIFCLRDPKCDALTGRFGLGEGVEQVSAKFKVPLKTPAGAPVDLFGAVCLKGADTLISDATLPQIAGRLPVWYKQGVNAPAFLLLPLLMKGAPFALIYADKARPGAIELGEKELSLLRTLRNQAVMAFKQAS
- a CDS encoding ABC transporter substrate-binding protein — its product is MAHQQWTRRNALRAVASASALASTPLWAQDKEAAAAAAAGSEIRIGQSAHLTGPLAPSFVPVLKGQDLAIEEVNRKGGINGRPLKLITLDDAYDAKKCVENVNTLLDKDKVVALYGLASTPNVGAVLPILAEKKVPLVCVYTGSPALRAKHHPYFFTTMASYRDEVAQMVRNLVTLQKSQIGLVYQNAPFGQLMKPVVEEVAKELGATLVVQAPLEANGSDAVACAQSLAAGRPQAIIFMAFGPSMVAFVKAARAHVGVPIYAVSISNSPQILKALGDDARGLAFTQTVPYPFRQTTPLTRDLAAALSREKLEPAYDYMFGYLNMRILIEGIRRGGKQVTSASIVKGMESMTKVDLGGYPVAYSPTKHHGSNFVEITIVGPGGRWMR
- a CDS encoding AIR synthase-related protein, which gives rise to MNPTPAQDTLSYEQAGVNYDLIDPLKVAAQRAAKATGAHLAGHGFTEVEASRGESAYVVDVGPFYIASIVECLGSKALVADEMKALTGKSYYDGIAQDTIAMAINDLITVGATPLVVQAYWAAGGSDWFSDAQRAKALVDGWKRACDTCQVAWGGGETPALAGIVAEGRIDLAASCTGLINPKERLSVGDKLAPGDAIVLLASSGIHANGLSLARKLVERLSQGYLTEVQPGLTYGEALLAPTVLYSPVTEALYKAGITPHYCANITGHGWRKLLRHPATHTYRIHTVPEVTPVLKFIQQHAKQDDQEAYSTLNMGAGFALFVRAEDAERTVAVAEAQGVKAIVAGRVEAGPKKLVIEPLKIEFGDDALQLR
- the dnaX gene encoding DNA polymerase III subunit gamma/tau, which produces MSYLVLARKYRSRDFEALVGQEHVVQALSNALTQQRLHHAYLFTGTRGVGKTSVSRILAKALNCTGADGQGGITAHPCGTCSACRDIDSGRFVDYVELDAASNRGVEEISLLLDQAVYKPVVGRFKVYLIDEVHMLSNTAFNAMLKTLEEPPEYLKFVLATTDPQKVPPTVLSRCLQFNLRPMAPQTVQEHLARVLAAESIAAEPGALRLLAKAARGSMRDALSLTDQAIAFGAGVLSEAGVRQMLGAVDRSHAVRLVEALAAGQGADVVAAVDGLRSLGLSAAGTLEEMAALLQQMAVAQAVPDAIDENDPDSPTAARLAGLLAPDETQFLYSIVLHGRAELALAPDEYSGLVMVLLRMLAFRPGAAGTSPQRAGSAPAARTAAPAVVTRPVAVAPSLPTPVPAPAPASPAPAAPSVRAAAVAPAPAARAAVVPTPAPAASSEPPPWLDDVPDEDEAASAPVEVREPPRPFASTAAAAPVFEPTPLGDRWAEVVSRMVEAGSIGALVKELAMQAQCLAADEPAGVWRLRVERETLRAPAQRDKLQAALADLLQRPVQIEVEAGVATDTPAQRAAAERTRRQNEAEQIIHNDPLVQALMKQFKTARIVPGSVKPH
- a CDS encoding YbaB/EbfC family nucleoid-associated protein — translated: MMKNQLAGLMKQAQAMQDNLKKAQEELASLEVEGQSGAGLVKITMTCKHDVKRVAIDPSLLADDKDMLEDLVAAAFNDAVRRAEAVSQEKMGKLTAGMPLPPGMKFPF